The Populus alba chromosome 4, ASM523922v2, whole genome shotgun sequence genome contains a region encoding:
- the LOC118050782 gene encoding flavonol synthase/flavanone 3-hydroxylase, protein MHARNSSLSLFIEGSLFCFEEKLRNKKTAFRMEFDRVQTIASLSFDKEAIPEEFIMPEKEQPATTTFRGVAPEIPAIDLSEPDQEKLVGLIADASKEWGIFQVINHGIPSDLIAELQGVGKRFFELPQEEKEVCARPRDSESIEGYGSKLLNDPQEKKTWVDHLFHRIWPPPSINYQFWPENPPYSREVNKEYAKYTRNVVDKLFTTLSLGLGLEGHVLKEAAGGEQIEYMLKINYYPPCPRPDLTLGVEAHTDLSAITILVPNEVPGLQIFKDDHWIEAKYIPDALIIHIGDQIEILSNGKYKAVLHRTTVAKDRARMSWPVFLEPPGELVVGPLPQFINKDNPTKFKTKKFKDYMHCKLNKLPQ, encoded by the exons ATGCATGCTCGTAACTCAagtctctctctatttattgaGGGCAGTTTATTTTGCTTTGAagagaaattaagaaacaagAAGACAGCCTTCAGAATGGAGTTTGATAGAGTTCAAACCATCGCTTCTTTGTCATTTGACAAGGAGGCGATTCCTGAGGAGTTCATCATGCCAGAGAAAGAGCAGCCAGCAACAACCACATTTCGTGGTGTAGCCCCTGAGATTCCAGCCATTGATCTCAGTGAGCCTGATCAAGAGAAATTAGTGGGTTTGATTGCGGATGCTAGCAAGGAATGGGGCATATTCCAGGTTATAAACCATGGCATTCCAAGTGATCTTATTGCCGAACTACAGGGTGTTGGTAAGAGATTCTTCGAACTCCCTCAGGAAGAGAAAGAGGTGTGTGCTAGGCCTCGTGATTCAGAAAGCATTGAAGGCTATGGTTCCAAATTGCTGAATGatccccaagaaaaaaaaacttgggttgATCATCTCTTTCATAGGATATGGCCTCCTCCTTCCATCAATTACCAGTTCTGGCCCGAAAACCCTCCTTACAG CAGAGAAGTTAACAAGGAGTATGCTAAGTATACGAGAAATGTGGTAGATAAGCTATTCACAACCCTCTCTTTAGGGTTAGGGCTCGAAGGGCATGTGTTGAAAGAAGCTGCTGGAGGTGAACAAATTGAATACATGctcaaaataaattactatCCGCCATGCCCACGTCCAGACCTAACACTTGGGGTAGAGGCTCATACTGATCTGTCTGCCATCACCATACTTGTACCTAATGAGGTCCCCGGATTGCAAATCTTCAAGGATGACCATTGGATTGAAGCTAAGTACATTCCTGATGCCTTGATCATTCACATTGGTGATCAAATTGAG ATCCTTAGCAATGGTAAGTACAAGGCTGTTTTGCATCGAACCACGGTGGCTAAAGATAGGGCAAGAATGTCATGGCCAGTTTTCCTGGAGCCACCAGGCGAGCTTGTGGTGGGTCCTCTTCCTCAATTCATTAACAAAGACAATCCTACAAAGTTCAAGACCAAAAAATTCAAGGATTACATGCACTGTAAACTCAATAAGCTTCCCCAGTAG